ACCTTTGACATTTCTGGCAtggtttgttgttgctgcagcgcGCATTAATCATGAAAAAAGGGAGGGTGACTGTAAATGCAACTGACTAAGCCAGTTTTCCCCCCTGCTGCTTGCGCTTTACTGCATTTCTTTCCTGCTCTCCTCCTTTGTATACACACATTCATCAGTGTAAACAAGAGCAGAAGTTGTTTCTTTATTGATGATAAACcaaatgcatatttttttcacaCCACATTCATGGCGGCGCCCATTAATAAACacagtagcaacaacaacggcatAAGTTTCGCTTTGAGGCGGTGGCCCGCATTGCTAGCATTCCTGAGTGTCGCGCTAGTAGATTGTGcaattaatttacattttctcTGCCATATGCATTGCGAGCACAGATCgattaaaattcaaatggaAATGCTGGCGCGCCATTTAATTTGTGCAATATTGCCAGGCTGCAGTTTCAAGGTATTCTGGCAACGCTGCTGCCTCTCCTGCTGCAACTGTACATGTGCGAATGTGTGCGTTCCGAAAATGTGTGTCTGTTGTATTGGGAGGAAATGGAGTTTTCTGCTTCtcattttttggttttttttataagtattGTAGCTGcctttgttttaattaataaaccgcatatttgcatttaaacaACGCACAGTGGAcggcctttgttgttgctcacTCGCTCCAGTGCAATTCTCCCGTTCCGGCTCCCCTCTTGCTCTCTCTGGAACTGCTCTGCAAGGGTGTGGATACTCTCACACTCGCGCACTCAGGCTGCATAATTGCATTGCTgttgcttcttcttctgccGACTTTTttacactgcaaaaaaaatgaaagaacGAAGACTGAGGAGACGAGCGATTGCCTTAATTGGCATAACgatttaataaaacataagTATTTGCATTGTGCGTGGGCACAAGAAGAAGATGGAGCCGGAAAAGAGGAAGCAGGCAGACAGGCTGCCTTTTTTGTGGATCATTGGAATTGAAAAATGGACTCCACCCTTTTTGCAGAGCGTTGCGTTACGATGCTGGAAGGCGAAAATCTAAATCTCTCTCCAACTATAACAACAgtgctctctctctttccttTCGCTCTCTCGCCGATTCTCTCTCCGGCGGCCAACCACACCCTGCCCCTCCCTTTTTTGGCAGAGGGCGCGAAAGCATAAAATATGCCAACGGTTGGCTCTTTGTTATGGCCCTCATACATATTTCTAATTAGAAATTATTATGTAGATTTGTGCAGCCAAGCTGAAAACGAAAAGGTTCAGACCGGACACCCGTCGCCTATAACTGTCACATTGCTAACGGTAACGCTTCGTGCGGACGTGTGTACACACTGGAAGTCATTGGAATATGTCAAAATGTTCGAATAGCGGGCAATTGGAACGACGTTTTCCCTCCCGCTGTGtggcgtgtgtgtgagtgtgcttTGTATAGGGGTGTTGGTTTTTGGGTGGGTTTTTCGGCTTTCGAGTCTGGGTTTTGGGTATTTGGGTTCCCGGGAGGTACAGCTAGCTTCTCGTGTAGTGGTTGGTTCATCAGCATCTGCTTGGCATACATAGGAAATGCCCAAATACACACGCAAACAAACGATTGCCGGCTAGATGTATGTCATGAGCGCCATCTAGCGTCCGGAATCCTTGCGGGGGAGTAAACTATATTTTGCATTAGTCATAGGCGTATAAATACAAACAATATTCTTGGTCCATATGGACATTCAAAATGTTTGAGTATCCTTGGAATCTGATTCAATCtttaatagaaaatattgTCTTAGAATCCCTTAATGCCCATGAAATAGTCTACTAGAGATTAAAATTAGgggaataataatataaccGTAAAAGTTATTTAcattaatttgtattaaaattggtataaatataaaataataatatgatCAGGGAGAAACTAAATCATTCGTAGTTTTAAATAACCATCCCCATATTGATTATACTTGTGTGTATCCCAAATTGATGGCCGTGCCTCAAAAATAAACTCTTGTGAAATGCGATTTCCAATTTAATGACCAACTAAGGCAATATTTGTTCTTACTGCATGAGTGGCATGCTGGCCACAGATAAAGGTCGGGGTAAACCATCACCCACTCCCCCACATTCCTCGCACAATTACTCATCCCACGCAACGAAAAGTAAATTGTACACGAATTCGCTTTCTTCCCTTTGCAGAATGTTGATCACAAGATGCGCTTCCGCTCAAAGAAGGGTCAGCTGCCGTTCATTGAGCTGAATGGAGAGGAAATCGCCGATTCGGCCATTATCATCAAGGAACTGTCGTCCAAATACGAGAAGAACCTGGACTCGGGACTCACCGCCGAGCAGAGGAATGTCTCGTACGCCACAATTGCCATGCTGGAGAACCATCTCATCTGGATCATCTTCTACTGGCGCGCCAAGTATCCGGACAATGTACTCAAGGGCTACAAGGTCAACTTGCAGCACGCCCTCGGCCTGCGGCTGCCCAACTCGATTCTGAACTTCTTCTTTAAGATCACCTTTGGTCGCAAGGTAACTGGATAGTTTGTGAAATTAGAGGTCATGATCATGGTCCACGATTTTCACTTTCCCACAATTTGTATGGTTTTGATTCGAATTTTCATTGGAacatagcatacttttggtCATTATCGTAATTGGTTCTACAGAAGTTATTTACTATCATTTATACCTAATATTTCCTAGATATAGACACTATTTGACACATACTTCTAGCTGTAAAACTAATTTATaggtttttattgttgtttaaaGTAATAATACGTAAAAAGTAATTTACATTTTGGTACATCTTTTTATTTGTGCACTTCACGAATGCATCTTAATCTATTAACATGAACTGAAAatcattaatattttgttggaAGAGACTGTACTCTTCTTGAACTAAAAGAAATCTGTTGAACTCCTGTGTTAATCGAAATCAGACGAAATAAGTGAAAGTGGAAACAGGAAGGTGCCTGCTAGTCAAGTAGAGAAATGTTTTTAGTGTAGCTGATTCTGACGTCTCAGAAACTCATCGCCAGCAGCTGAGCCTCCAGTAGTTCCCAAAACCGGAGATATCAGCACTTTGTTTAGATTGAAATCGTAATCCAAAGCCGGGAAGGTTCGCCAGTTGGCTGGCGTTGTGGATTAGGCGGGGATTGATGGGTagtgtaaataaacaatacttgaaaattaaaactaaGCAAGCGGTGGCGTATTATATTGCACCTAGCTGTACATAAAAAGAAACTCCAAACACCACCAACATCTACACACATAGTTTATCCCGAAAACCCCGATGGCATAAACAATAAATCCGTGGCGGGACGCATTTGTTTATATCTCGATCGGTTCTCACATAACCAACCCAACCCAAATCAAAACACAAACGGGAAATTGAAAGGAAAACAATCGTTATTTTACGACTAACTCTTGCatggtttttctcttttttctttttcgttctTTTTTGCATACTACTTTGGTTTTGAACATCTAACTGGGTAATGCGTAATGCCCCGATCCCCAAATCTTAAAACTCACATCACCTCCAACACCCCGATTCCGTAACGTATGCTTGTGCATCCCCCGTAACCCCCATCCGTAACTGCTGTACGGCAAAACAACTATTCAACACATCAAGTGGTTCCAGGGCACAAAGAAGCTGAAGGCGCACGGTATCGGTGTCCACAGCGCCGAGGAAATCGAGGAGTTCGGCAAGAACGACTTGAAGGTTCTTAGCGAGATGCTCGACTGTAAGCCGTTCTTCTTTGGCGACGAGCCCACTACCCTGGATGTGGTGGCCTTCGCGGTCCTGTCGCAGCTCCACTATCTGTCCAAGGACATTGCGTATCCGCTGCGTGACTATATGACCGAGAAGTGCCCCAACTTGATTGGCCACGTTTCTCGCATGAAGGACAAGTGCTTCCCCGACTGGGACGAGATCTGCACGAAGCTGGACCTCAATGCGCACATTCCCAAGCCAGAGTAAGTATTCTTGGCCTAAAACTTTCCAATGGATCTGAATACTAATTCtttcttccacttttccaACAGGCCCGAGACCAAGGAGGGCAAGGAGGGTGGCGAGCAGGAGAAATCAAACGAACAGGAGGGCACTGAAGGCGACAAGATCGAGAAGGAGTTGGAGAAGGACAAGGTGAGGCTCAAGTCCTGTAAACCAGATGTTCTATGCTTTGGTTAGAGTTGTAACTTGTTATTAAATTGCACTCGCCAAGGACAAGAAAAGACCCTCTAGTCTTAAATTGAACTTTCATTTTTCCACATACTAAGTAATGTCCCTTTTAACTTGTAGTCGAACGAGAAGGAGTCGACCGAGGAGAACAAAGAAAAGGAGGAAACAAAGTAAATTCGCCGTTAGTTATATGCGTACATATATCTAGTATATGTGTATGATCgaaggaaacaaaaacacccacatacacacacattatatatatatacatatgtagtacGATACTATATAGTAAGGCCCTATATAGCTAGGCGCTACGCTCTCATATATAAGCATTCAGACATCAGAAAACCactcgaaaaacaaaaaaaatacatcaAGTACACCCATTTACAAACCTAGGACAACTGTAAAGCAAAAGCAGGCAAAACCATCAGCAAGAGAACGATCCACTAAGTAatgagaaaaacaaaaagcataTACAATAACGTAACGTAAAACTTTGGACatctttttttatatatttacatgaCGACGTTTGTATTACAagaacaagaaacaaaaagcaaaaaatgaagaaaacgTAAAAAAAACCGTAAAAACCATTTagtataaaattataaaagtttATACTTATAAATATTAAGACGATGAATGAAAGCGATGAGAGCGGGGggagaaattaaaaaaaattagttAAAGAACTCgaataaaacaaagaacaagTGAGCAAAACGTGAGTAAAAAGAGTGAAGCCAGATAGGAGAAAAAGTAAGGGGGGTGTAGAACAGCATTCAATACGCATTAATCATTAGTTTTCATTCAAAAGCGATCTATATAATACACTCATCgacactcacactcactctCACAGACACTctacacacatatacatagcatatgcagcaacaattgcaactcGATGGTATTGTTTACTCTTCCAAAATTGATTAAGCTTAAAGTAACGAAAGGATCCGCAACCAGTACGATAGGAAGATATGATATGGCGCATAGTGATGGTTAGTAGGGATGGCATGCAATGGGGATGAGAATGCGAATGGTATAGGAATGATATAACGGAATGACGgcaattaagtttattttttatatatatatgattgCAAATAGTAATTTTGATTCTCGTgtgcaaataattaaacaaaatggataaaatttattacttataattatatacataaacattATATACGCCCATTATGCATAAAGATGTgtataaaaaaacaaagcaaaacaaaacaaacaacaaagcaTAAAAACTGTATGTTGGttcttttattatattatactttatttctataaatattattgtaattgtACTATGTATTATGATTTTGCTAACCAAAATCCCTTAGTATGAGATGCTCATCGATATTCACCCCCATACACAAAATCATACCAATTCGAACCAAAAAGAACACTCGGCCATCCAAACGAACAAAATTTACCTTTTAATTTGTACGAATTTGTAACTActtttatatgtatgtatgtgaaTTCTCTTTCTCTGGTACGTCCACTGAAACAAAATTATGTACGCCTCATTTGATTTTTCAACTGTCTTGTGTTTTATacgatttaatttaatgatatggattatgcaaatatatatataaatataaacataatttcttttgtaattaaaatgctgcGACAACAAAGACGAACGACAAACTCATAGAAAACACAACAAACATCTGAGAGGCAGGAGAAGCAGGAACGGAAGAACTGGAAAAATTGTCCGCGGGGAGGTCACTTCCCTCGCGTTCTCCTACTCCAACACTTTCCCTTATCCAGTCGGCCTCCCGTTTATTCACGGATTCCTCtatgtttattgttttccttttttttcgttgaCTTCTCATAAAATTAAAGATCGTCATCGACCACATCAACCACAGATGGGGGAATGAATGAGAAGTCTTTGAATAGGGTAAAACTCATGCAACTAAGAAATAAAGGAATcaagaaaaacgaaaaacgaaaacaaatacatatacagaACCCAATGAGGCGCGACAGAAGCAGTGAAAACAATTTAGGGGAAGGTcaaaaacaagaaatgaaGCAGGAGAAGACGAGCGGGCGATCGATAGATCCACGAAG
This portion of the Drosophila santomea strain STO CAGO 1482 chromosome 3L, Prin_Dsan_1.1, whole genome shotgun sequence genome encodes:
- the LOC120447914 gene encoding failed axon connections isoform X1, giving the protein MASEVAQIPAEETPAVASAEKSEEPEKSAAPPADSSAAPAAAPAVEKAEDADGEKKDGEAGKQDKQQDGEEPKKDEAVAAPVAAKSEAPPAQKFNVHKTNFEKDIIYLYQFSRTPLLPSLSPYCLKVETWLRLVGLKYENVDHKMRFRSKKGQLPFIELNGEEIADSAIIIKELSSKYEKNLDSGLTAEQRNVSYATIAMLENHLIWIIFYWRAKYPDNVLKGYKVNLQHALGLRLPNSILNFFFKITFGRKWFQGTKKLKAHGIGVHSAEEIEEFGKNDLKVLSEMLDCKPFFFGDEPTTLDVVAFAVLSQLHYLSKDIAYPLRDYMTEKCPNLIGHVSRMKDKCFPDWDEICTKLDLNAHIPKPEPETKEGKEGGEQEKSNEQEGTEGDKIEKELEKDKSNEKESTEENKEKEETK
- the LOC120447914 gene encoding failed axon connections isoform X2; this translates as MASEVAQIPAEETPAVASAEKSEEPEKSAAPPADSSAAPAAAPAVEKAEDADGEKKDGEAGKQDKQQDGEEPKKDEAVAAPVAAKSEAPPAQKFNVHKTNFEKDIIYLYQFSRTPLLPSLSPYCLKVETWLRLVGLKYENVDHKMRFRSKKGQLPFIELNGEEIADSAIIIKELSSKYEKNLDSGLTAEQRNVSYATIAMLENHLIWIIFYWRAKYPDNVLKGYKVNLQHALGLRLPNSILNFFFKITFGRKGTKKLKAHGIGVHSAEEIEEFGKNDLKVLSEMLDCKPFFFGDEPTTLDVVAFAVLSQLHYLSKDIAYPLRDYMTEKCPNLIGHVSRMKDKCFPDWDEICTKLDLNAHIPKPEPETKEGKEGGEQEKSNEQEGTEGDKIEKELEKDKSNEKESTEENKEKEETK